Sequence from the Amaranthus tricolor cultivar Red isolate AtriRed21 chromosome 1, ASM2621246v1, whole genome shotgun sequence genome:
catatgctgcgggcctccacaaaaccgcagcatatatgcactataaatgctgcggttttttgcactatatgctgcggttttatggaagcccgcagcatatataggtttttttttttttttttttttttttgtttaatactaataaataatccaataatgtacaatgtaaacaatgattaatccaataatccaatgataatcaccaattatcaccaataatttctttgtaaactctcgatcgtatatataataatatgcacatatacaaattaaatactaaatctaaactaattacattatttaccaagaacaaaaattagcaagatacgcggcaatcttgtctttcaattggcgcatttctccatctctcaaagggcgtgtttccctttgaatgtcatataaaacctataatagaatattaaattaaatgatacataaacattattagattttaccaatagtaaatattataatttaagaacgtaacaaatacttacagcGTCAATGTTTTCgtctccaacctccttcacggattgtaagatatcgtccatgtatttgagagtatagtagtcgcaatcaacggtattatcagcttgtcgaaagcactaagagaaaatagatgttagtgccaaaaaagcttaaaaacccataaaatcgtaatttagcacgtaatttctagcatatgactattattttcaattctaaacacttcaacgcaataatatataccaaatagtgttgtgtgccaagtttcgtgcaaaacaaaccaagtttgagctactttatgcgcgaaagtccaaataaagcttaaaaacccaaaaaatcgtaacttagcacgtaatttctagcatatgactattattttcaattctaaccacttcaacacaataatatataccaaatagtgttgtgtgctaagtttcgtgcaaaacaaacaaggtttgagctactttatgcgcgaaagtccaaaaaaagcttaaaaacccataaaatcgaatagtgttgtgtacctttattgctgtccatttcggaaatgtggctctggagaTAGATCTcatttctccacgcactttcttcatgtgttgaaacgcatgggaaaagtatatatatatatatatatatatatatatatatatatatatatatatatatatatatatatatatatatatatatataacacttaattaaatgaaaattggtaaaatttataaaattacgtacgcattcaacaaggctatgaattttgtgttgcgaggcgggctttgaggtttttgtaatgagtcgaagacgtgcacagtgttcgttaaaggacatatgaccaaaagtatccaatgcaaactacaaatgcaaatttaaaatcaacaaattagagataatgagaacttaaaaatcaaaagataagttcaatttcaaaaataaaaattactcttccacatatggagccagaatgaacgtgtgtttagatgcaagagAATTATTCAAaacagtctcaatgtatgctttgacgttaTCTGAATCATTTAcgcttttagtacccgaaatcggctcaggacaaaaccatccaatttttattggtggtaattcgcaagaatttagctcctcgtacgccgcactaaactcacgaataagaaaattttctcagtaattcggttgttaatacaattacaataatgcctaaattgtaagataatgaacatcacctcatgtagacatggataagagctacattcaacataTCTCCTCTCAAAatttgcccaatgtcactaggaccaataattacaaatgggctctcaacaaagcagaattgttctttctgcagggttagaacgattgggtcctcctcaagcaagcgagatgcacatgtgtgcagccatttgcgatcttgagagagatcttttagctccgcatcagtcaaaattggagtgattgccatcgactttgacccagtcgacacctttga
This genomic interval carries:
- the LOC130825074 gene encoding uncharacterized protein LOC130825074, coding for MPVTSSHIGVTVETILKGFEDFSLPVPMPEWSLEKLSDALGSFVTWPYAWVRFTTMQKSSKGSRREIDSSSKVSTGSKSMAITPILTDAELKDLSQDRKWLHTCASRLLEEDPIVLTLQKEQFCFVESPFVIIGPSDIGQILRGDMLNVALIHVYMSAAYEELNSCELPPIKIGWFCPEPISGTKSVNDSDNVKAYIETVLNNSLASKHTFILAPYVEDLHWILLVICPLTNTVHVFDSLQKPQSPPRNTKFIALLNAYVIL